A single window of bacterium DNA harbors:
- the pncB gene encoding nicotinate phosphoribosyltransferase has product MIINSFLDNDLYKFTMGQLIYFNSDLQKMVTYKLINRDKSINLGKILDIDELQKNINHLLSLKPTEEELKYLANIKAKSFYNPEERNIFITEYIEFLSKEIGNNNVNYKLAVTDDELVLELIGNWKYAVYYEVPLMAIISESYTKALESRLSNRGKILHHSEQWKIQEELIEEIKKCRSLRFSDFGTRRRYNFDTQERMIYNLNYFHSLGNYQFSGTSNLFFAKKYNIKPIGTMAHELFMGASGLFEFDKAYSVITEKWKKLYGDSLSILLPDTFTSDWLFDKYPKEVLEWEGIRHDSGDPIRFGEKYIELCEKNKIDPKNKVIVFSDSLDINKAISILEHFRNRVWVTFGIGTKLTNNTAFLPLNIVVKLVEINNNSVVKLSDDPGKNTGDSDVIKKYLKYFLGGK; this is encoded by the coding sequence ATGATAATTAATAGTTTTCTTGATAATGACCTATACAAATTCACAATGGGTCAACTAATTTATTTTAATTCTGATTTACAAAAAATGGTAACATATAAACTAATAAACAGAGATAAAAGTATTAACCTTGGAAAAATTCTTGATATTGATGAATTACAAAAAAATATAAATCATTTATTATCTTTAAAACCAACCGAGGAAGAATTAAAATATCTTGCAAATATAAAAGCAAAAAGTTTTTATAATCCAGAAGAAAGAAATATTTTCATTACAGAATATATTGAATTTTTATCAAAGGAAATTGGGAATAACAATGTTAATTATAAGTTGGCAGTAACAGATGATGAATTGGTTTTAGAATTGATTGGTAATTGGAAATATGCAGTTTATTATGAAGTTCCTCTAATGGCGATAATTTCTGAATCATACACCAAGGCATTAGAATCTAGATTATCCAATAGAGGAAAAATACTTCATCATTCAGAACAATGGAAAATACAAGAAGAATTAATAGAAGAAATAAAGAAATGCAGATCATTAAGATTTTCAGATTTTGGAACCAGGCGCAGATATAATTTTGATACACAGGAAAGAATGATTTACAATTTAAATTATTTCCATTCTTTAGGAAATTATCAATTTTCAGGAACATCCAATTTATTCTTTGCAAAAAAATATAATATTAAACCTATTGGAACTATGGCTCATGAATTATTTATGGGAGCATCTGGTTTGTTTGAATTTGATAAGGCATATTCAGTCATAACAGAAAAATGGAAAAAACTATATGGCGATTCCCTTTCCATTTTATTACCAGATACTTTCACATCGGATTGGTTATTCGACAAATATCCGAAAGAAGTTTTAGAATGGGAAGGAATTAGACATGATTCTGGAGACCCTATTCGATTTGGTGAAAAATATATAGAGTTATGTGAAAAAAATAAAATTGATCCAAAGAATAAAGTAATAGTATTTTCTGATTCATTGGATATAAATAAAGCAATATCAATCCTTGAACATTTTAGAAATAGAGTTTGGGTTACATTTGGAATAGGAACAAAACTAACAAACAATACAGCATTTTTACCACTAAATATTGTTGTGAAACTTGTTGAAATAAATAATAATTCCGTTGTTAAATTATCAGATGATCCTGGAAAGAATACAGGAGATTCCGATGTTATTAAAAAATATCTCAAATATTTCCTTGGAGGAAAGTAG
- a CDS encoding isochorismatase family protein: MKSALIVVDFQRDFCPGGSLPVPGGNEIIFPLSKLVMNKKFEHIVFSHDWHPEDHSSFKTWPKHCVQNTYGSKLAFNFYDNEKLIFTYKGKYKDTEEYSAFNSTIDMLDENLMLDDFLKEKEIGHVYVCGLALDYCVGSTALDFVKNGYKTTLILDACRGISDETMTSKLKIMLDAGVKVIYSENLEV, encoded by the coding sequence ATGAAATCGGCATTGATTGTTGTGGATTTTCAGAGAGATTTTTGTCCTGGTGGTTCATTGCCAGTACCAGGAGGAAATGAAATTATCTTCCCCCTGTCAAAATTAGTGATGAATAAAAAATTTGAGCATATTGTATTTTCGCACGATTGGCATCCGGAAGATCATAGTTCATTTAAAACATGGCCAAAACATTGTGTTCAAAATACATATGGTTCAAAATTAGCATTTAACTTTTATGATAATGAGAAACTTATATTTACATATAAAGGAAAATATAAAGATACAGAAGAATATAGCGCATTTAATTCCACTATAGACATGTTAGATGAAAACTTAATGTTAGATGATTTTTTAAAGGAAAAAGAAATAGGGCATGTTTATGTTTGTGGATTAGCATTGGATTATTGTGTGGGCTCCACTGCATTAGATTTTGTTAAAAATGGATACAAAACAACATTGATATTGGATGCATGTCGGGGAATAAGTGATGAAACTATGACTTCCAAGTTGAAAATAATGTTAGATGCCGGAGTTAAGGTGATCTACAGTGAAAACCTTGAGGTTTAA
- the coaE gene encoding dephospho-CoA kinase (Dephospho-CoA kinase (CoaE) performs the final step in coenzyme A biosynthesis.) encodes MKIIGVTGLVCTGKSTFLNWMEEKGKVKICKTDDINRELCLLNDDVKDAISKEFGDELVFEYDNNKFLNTCYLYRILFEKKENLEKMQNIMIPFVTAEVKKLIEECKEKYDYFFLESAILFIAKLDMLCDLTLWIDNDIESVVKLLKEKRSNWADYVMEMIIDIQKENIWQKDKCDFVIENIGNLEEFKNKSDLFFNKISERS; translated from the coding sequence ATGAAAATTATTGGCGTGACAGGATTAGTATGTACTGGAAAATCAACATTTCTAAATTGGATGGAAGAAAAAGGAAAAGTAAAAATATGTAAAACAGATGATATTAATAGGGAGCTATGTTTACTCAATGATGATGTTAAAGATGCAATATCAAAAGAGTTTGGTGATGAATTAGTGTTTGAATATGACAATAACAAATTTTTAAACACTTGTTATTTGTACAGAATATTATTTGAGAAAAAAGAAAATTTAGAAAAAATGCAAAACATAATGATTCCATTCGTAACAGCAGAAGTGAAAAAATTAATAGAAGAATGTAAAGAAAAATATGATTATTTTTTTCTAGAATCAGCAATCCTGTTTATTGCCAAATTAGATATGCTTTGTGATCTAACACTTTGGATAGATAATGATATTGAAAGTGTTGTTAAACTATTAAAAGAAAAAAGATCAAATTGGGCGGATTACGTTATGGAAATGATAATAGATATTCAAAAAGAAAATATATGGCAAAAAGATAAATGTGATTTTGTGATTGAAAACATAGGAAATTTGGAAGAGTTTAAAAATAAGTCTGATTTATTTTTCAATAAAATTTCCGAGAGGAGTTAA
- a CDS encoding radical SAM protein, whose translation MKFQTFSVVVGNNACNASCPYCVSKNTAQVDLSSDLNLDRLDTAARLAEKCGVTTALITGKGEPTLYPEHITSSLQILYKYFPIIELQTNGLWLEKIKHHLDGWYRFGLTTICISVAHYLDAKNKKIFLDNKSEYPHLPKNIAIAKTSKFSVRLSVVGCKGYIDTPQEIDNLVKFSKACQVDQLTWRPVTFPSGYDNMNIRREYEIAQRMIDHIDQSVKRTAKKLLNLPHGGEVFDYQGQNLCLTNCLTHTNDPNDIRQLIYFPNGEIRYDWVYPGARIL comes from the coding sequence ATGAAATTTCAAACATTTTCAGTTGTAGTTGGAAACAATGCTTGTAATGCATCTTGCCCATATTGTGTTTCAAAAAACACAGCGCAAGTAGATTTAAGTTCTGACTTAAATCTTGACAGATTGGATACTGCGGCAAGATTAGCAGAGAAGTGTGGTGTGACGACTGCATTAATAACAGGAAAAGGAGAGCCAACACTATACCCTGAACACATTACAAGTTCTTTGCAGATATTATACAAATATTTTCCAATTATTGAATTGCAAACAAATGGGTTGTGGTTGGAAAAAATAAAACATCATCTTGATGGATGGTATAGATTTGGACTAACAACGATTTGTATATCCGTTGCACATTATTTGGATGCTAAAAATAAAAAGATATTTTTGGATAATAAATCTGAATATCCACATTTACCAAAAAATATAGCAATAGCTAAAACATCAAAATTTTCTGTTAGGCTTAGTGTTGTCGGGTGTAAAGGATATATTGATACTCCACAAGAAATTGATAATCTCGTTAAATTTTCAAAAGCATGTCAAGTTGATCAGCTAACATGGAGACCAGTCACATTCCCAAGTGGATATGATAATATGAATATAAGAAGAGAATATGAAATTGCACAAAGAATGATTGATCACATAGATCAATCTGTAAAAAGAACAGCAAAGAAATTATTAAATCTTCCACATGGCGGAGAAGTGTTTGATTATCAAGGACAAAATTTATGCTTAACAAATTGTTTAACCCATACTAACGATCCAAACGATATAAGACAATTGATTTATTTTCCTAATGGAGAAATAAGATATGATTGGGTTTATCCAGGAGCAAGGATATTGTAA
- a CDS encoding RtcB family protein, producing the protein GAGRIMSRSEAKRRLQFSEFEKDMEGILSDSVCKSTIDEAPQVYKNPEEIERLIEPTAEVIDRLKVIRNFKDKSNDEREN; encoded by the coding sequence ATGGTGCTGGAAGAATAATGTCAAGAAGTGAAGCAAAAAGAAGATTGCAGTTTTCAGAATTTGAAAAAGATATGGAAGGAATATTATCAGATTCTGTTTGTAAATCAACAATAGATGAAGCACCACAAGTTTATAAAAACCCAGAAGAAATAGAAAGATTGATCGAACCAACAGCAGAAGTAATTGATAGATTAAAAGTAATTAGAAATTTCAAAGACAAATCAAACGATGAACGGGAGAATTAG
- a CDS encoding RtcB family protein has translation MNHFIEFNQSKNTGKYYFSIHTGSRNFGKTICMYHVKKAKGLLEHKRKIDLNDEIKELVKNTKDKTRINKLIDELKEKKGVKDAWYDLAYLEDDKMFDYLVDMIIAQKYARYNTNTIIRILLEILNTSINDIIISTHNYIDFDDMIIRKGAIKSYSAQRMIIPFNMRDGSLICAGKSNPEWN, from the coding sequence TTGAATCATTTTATCGAATTTAATCAATCAAAAAATACTGGAAAATATTATTTCAGTATTCATACTGGATCTAGAAATTTTGGAAAAACAATATGCATGTATCATGTTAAGAAAGCTAAAGGATTGTTGGAACATAAAAGAAAAATAGATTTAAACGATGAAATAAAAGAACTTGTTAAAAACACAAAAGATAAAACCAGAATAAATAAATTAATAGACGAACTGAAAGAGAAAAAAGGTGTCAAAGATGCATGGTATGATTTGGCATATCTTGAAGATGATAAAATGTTTGATTATCTTGTAGATATGATTATAGCTCAAAAATATGCACGGTATAACACCAACACGATAATTAGAATACTTCTTGAAATTTTAAATACCAGTATAAATGATATTATTATTAGCACACACAATTATATTGATTTTGATGATATGATAATTAGAAAGGGAGCAATAAAAAGTTATTCAGCTCAGAGAATGATTATTCCATTTAATATGAGGGATGGGTCGTTGATATGTGCTGGAAAATCTAATCCAGAATGGAAT
- a CDS encoding RtcB family protein, producing MFDFKGKYTNGKIFAETIETEAVSQIYNMANNCSFTNYMAIMPDAHKGSGSCIGFTMKMPENRIVPNIIGVDIGCSISAIEVKDDMGEKFKSSEIVRMVRDRIPFGPNVHEKEIYDFEKEFDWEDVNKKIKTISSFLNSKYCPIVDYNWLKNHCKKIGMDFQKVILSCGTVGGGE from the coding sequence ATGTTTGACTTCAAAGGTAAATATACTAACGGAAAAATATTTGCAGAAACAATTGAGACAGAAGCAGTATCACAAATTTATAATATGGCAAATAATTGTTCATTTACAAATTATATGGCCATCATGCCTGATGCACATAAAGGATCTGGATCTTGTATTGGTTTCACAATGAAAATGCCAGAAAATAGAATTGTTCCAAATATCATTGGAGTTGATATTGGTTGTTCCATATCTGCAATAGAAGTAAAAGACGATATGGGAGAAAAATTTAAATCAAGTGAAATAGTAAGAATGGTAAGAGATAGAATTCCATTTGGTCCCAATGTGCATGAAAAAGAGATATATGATTTCGAAAAAGAATTTGATTGGGAAGATGTGAACAAAAAAATAAAAACAATATCCTCTTTTTTAAATAGTAAGTACTGCCCAATTGTCGATTATAATTGGTTAAAAAATCATTGCAAGAAAATAGGAATGGATTTTCAGAAAGTCATATTGTCTTGTGGGACAGTGGGCGGTGGTGAATGA
- a CDS encoding RNA ligase (ATP) — protein MSLFSVDVLKIDKVTPHANADKLELVIIKGWQVVIVKGQFKEGDTAIYVPVDAVIPLELSEKWGVTKYLNNQRVRAARLRGEMSYGFLAPNDENLEVGLDVSEKYGIIKYVQPEELNMGDNETPHPSFDKYTDIENIKNFPDIIQPGEKVVFTEKIHGTNSRVGLIAKDSEIIPIAGSHTMRKKLIEGTRYSKPYFIPGVREMLEAIFAKKYASVVIVYGEIYGYKIQDLQYGLNKNADFRVFDIKVNGSYLDWDEVIKYCREYGVKYVPELYRGPFDMELAKKYSTGNTTLTTEKQIREGIVIHPLKERNDPKLGRVILKLINDDYILRKNGTEFH, from the coding sequence ATGAGTCTTTTCAGTGTTGATGTTCTCAAAATAGATAAAGTAACTCCACACGCTAATGCTGATAAATTAGAATTAGTTATTATAAAAGGATGGCAGGTAGTTATTGTAAAGGGACAATTTAAGGAAGGCGACACTGCAATATATGTTCCGGTGGATGCCGTTATCCCATTAGAATTATCAGAGAAATGGGGAGTAACTAAATATCTAAATAATCAAAGAGTAAGAGCTGCTAGGTTAAGAGGAGAAATGAGTTATGGGTTTTTGGCACCTAATGATGAAAACCTAGAAGTTGGTTTGGATGTTTCAGAAAAATACGGAATTATAAAATATGTACAGCCAGAAGAATTAAATATGGGAGATAATGAAACACCACACCCCTCGTTTGATAAATACACAGATATAGAAAATATAAAAAATTTTCCAGATATTATTCAACCAGGTGAAAAAGTTGTATTCACGGAAAAAATTCATGGGACCAATTCTAGGGTTGGTTTAATTGCTAAAGATTCTGAAATTATTCCAATTGCTGGTAGTCATACAATGAGAAAAAAATTAATAGAAGGAACGAGATATTCTAAACCATATTTTATTCCGGGTGTTAGAGAAATGTTAGAGGCTATATTCGCTAAAAAATATGCAAGTGTAGTTATAGTGTATGGAGAAATATATGGTTATAAAATTCAAGATTTACAATATGGGTTAAATAAAAATGCAGATTTTAGAGTATTCGATATTAAAGTTAATGGATCATATTTGGATTGGGATGAGGTTATAAAATATTGCAGAGAATATGGTGTTAAATATGTTCCAGAATTATACAGAGGACCATTTGACATGGAATTAGCAAAGAAATATAGTACTGGAAATACAACCTTAACAACTGAAAAACAAATAAGAGAAGGAATTGTAATTCATCCATTAAAAGAAAGAAACGATCCTAAATTAGGAAGAGTTATTCTGAAATTAATTAATGATGATTATATTTTAAGAAAAAATGGAACTGAATTTCATTGA
- a CDS encoding trypsin-like peptidase domain-containing protein, whose translation MEKKIAGILILFVLYFNCFSMQLCDDTFINLYNDVSDTVVSIKTFIGDNITPSFGSGFFVSEDGYIITNNHVIADGNKFFVETKDNRKYSATLIATYQEMDLALLKIDTPRKFKPVKFGDSNKLQRGTLVFVLGSPLALNQTYTMAMVSNIHKTADILGMKIDNMIQLDGTLNPGNSGGPAFNLDGEVIGINFAIHNFGQGMGFCISSNEINKFWNVILKEIKKNETKTE comes from the coding sequence ATGGAGAAAAAAATAGCAGGTATTTTAATTCTATTCGTGTTATATTTTAATTGTTTTTCTATGCAGCTGTGTGATGACACATTTATTAATTTATATAATGATGTTTCTGATACAGTGGTGTCCATAAAAACATTTATCGGGGATAATATTACTCCTTCTTTTGGAAGTGGATTTTTTGTTTCAGAAGACGGATATATAATTACAAATAATCATGTCATAGCAGATGGAAATAAATTCTTTGTTGAAACAAAAGATAATAGAAAATATTCTGCAACTCTAATTGCAACATATCAGGAAATGGATCTAGCTTTATTGAAAATAGATACACCTAGAAAATTTAAACCTGTTAAATTTGGAGATTCTAATAAATTACAGAGAGGGACTTTAGTTTTTGTGTTGGGGTCACCTCTTGCATTGAATCAAACATACACTATGGCAATGGTTAGCAATATTCATAAGACAGCAGATATTCTTGGAATGAAAATTGATAATATGATTCAATTGGATGGGACATTAAATCCTGGGAATAGCGGGGGTCCAGCTTTTAATTTAGATGGAGAAGTCATAGGTATAAATTTTGCAATACATAATTTTGGTCAAGGGATGGGATTTTGTATTTCATCAAATGAAATTAATAAATTTTGGAATGTCATTTTAAAGGAGATTAAGAAGAATGAAACTAAAACTGAATAA